From a region of the Archocentrus centrarchus isolate MPI-CPG fArcCen1 chromosome 18, fArcCen1, whole genome shotgun sequence genome:
- the LOC115797622 gene encoding uncharacterized protein LOC115797622 encodes MCNHTVALLFQTAHYSELRVPVVPPVHSCTESEQQWHKPRTMGVKTGPINSMVFTKPVPNRMVQTGVRSGFYRGMVGPLPDHCMFRITEAYAKFKIEDRPLVTTMNMRPDKPLVESAFGLVQEGSVLSYQQPVLKSRYITLHHDAPPTPHLPLEGYDILPLDCAFVCSEEELLHLKSLSVTLEMVQKIEAATREQSSSSEWHLLRRPRVTASRFREVCHVRGQSSAESLAERIMKGTRQTADMRRGAEMEPAIATEYSRLMNVNYSPCGLVIHPTAPWLAASPDGVVFDPNEYPQFGLVEFKCPNVQNFIDCKYVQIDSGSPALKKSHAYYWQVQGQLLISGMQWCDFVVWHRRTTLWREYTQMQRCKEQSEKRELTIFFSTHICQDTCV; translated from the exons ATGTGCAATCACACAGTGGCACTGCTCTTCCAAACAGCGCACTACTCAGAACTCAGAGTTCCTGTTGTCCCTCCTGTCCATAGCTGCACCGAATCTGAACAGCAATGGCACAAGCCACGCACAATG GGTGTGAAGACAGGACCCATCAACTCTATGGTCTTCACTAAGCCGGTACCAAATAGGATGGTCCAGACTGGAGTACG GAGTGGATTCTACAGAGGCATGGTGGGTCCATTACCAGATCACTGCATGTTCAGAATAACAGAGGCATatgcaaaatttaaaattgAGGACAGGCCACTTGTGACCACGATGAACATGAGACCTGATAAGCCCCTTGTGGAAAGTGCCTTTGGCCTGGTGCAGGAGGGCAGTGTTCTATCATATCAGCAGCCAGTTTTGAAATCCCGGTACATCACACTACACCATGAtgcaccaccaacaccacactTGCCTCTGGAGGGTTACGACATCTTGCCATTAGACTGTGCGTTTGTGTGCTCAGAAGAGGAGCTCCTACATCTCAAGAGCTTGTCTGTAACTCTGGAAATGGTTCAGAAAATAGAAGCAGCTACACGTGAGCAAAGTTCCAGCTCTGAGTGGCATCTTCTCCGCAGGCCCAGAGTGACTGCATCTAGGTTTCGCGAAGTGTGTCATGTCAGAGGCCAGAGCTCTGCAGAGTCACTTGCTGAACGCATCATGAAGGGAACAAGGCAAACAGCAGACATGAGGAGAGGTGCTGAGATGGAGCCAGCAATAGCAACTGAGTACAGTAGGCTAATGAATGTAAACTACTCACCCTGTGGTCTAGTCATTCACCCCACTGCCCCCTGGCTTGCTGCATCTCCTGATGGTGTTGTATTTGACCCCAATGAATACCCCCAGTTTGGTCTTGTTGAGTTCAAATGCCCAAATGTACAAAACTTCATTGACTGCAAATATGTACAAATAGACTCTGGTTCTCCTGCACTAAAGAAGAGCCATGCATATTACTGGCAGGTACAAGGACAACTGCTCATCAGCGGGATGCAGTGGTGTGACTTTGTTGTGTGGCACAGGAGGACTACCTTGTGGAGAGAATATACACAGATGCAGAGGTGCAAAGAGCAATCAGAGAAAAGAGAgctgaccatttttttttctacacataTATGCCAAGATACCTGTGTCTGA
- the LOC115797623 gene encoding uncharacterized protein LOC115797623, with the protein MSASAAEDLCKEVEDLRKEIQELRVQREFGLQRFAGSDTDIRFYTRFPSYDHLMAFWFLIEPCIYKMVRVSRAKSAAKRNEEVVTPARSSTRQLLQPIDEFFLFLVFLSVGLKERDLAHRFNIHQSTVSRIIATWTSFLATALGSQCIWLTRAEVQAYLPEEFKDFPDTQVILDCTELRCQTPSSPLLQSEMYSSYKSHCTMKALVGIAPHGAVTFISDLYGGSISDKELFKQSGIAEKLTEDMAVMVDKGFLISDCCKCKVYCPPFLSKQKQMPAYQVKETQAIARLRVHVERVIRRIKQNKLFDGIITLSHVYNINQLFAVACMLSNYQNTALVKKWVK; encoded by the exons ATGTCTGCATCAGCTGCAGAAGACCTGTGTAAAGAGGTAGAGGATCTGAGGAAGGAAATACAGGAGCTGCGTGTCCAGCGTGAGTTTGGATTACAGCGGTTTGCTGGCTCCGACACCGACATCAGATTCTATACCAG ATTTCCAAGCTATGACCATTTGATGGCATTTTGGTTTTTGATTGAGCCTTGCATTTATAAAATGGTCAGGGTCTCAAGAGCCAAATCAGCTGCCAAGAGGAATGAAGAAGTGGTGACACCTGCACGTTCATCAACA AGGCAGCTGCTCCAGCCAATCGATgagttctttctttttctcgtCTTCCTGTCGGTTGGTTTGAAGGAGAGGGACCTGGCACATCGATTCAACATACACCAGTCCACAGTGAGCCGTATTATTGCAACATGGACAAGTTTTCTTGCCACTGCACTGGGGTCTCAATGCATCTGGCTTACGCGTGCAGAAGTGCAGGCTTACCTCCCTGAGGAATTTAAAGATTTCCCAGACACCCAGGTCATCCTAGACTGTACAGAGCTGAGATGCCAAACACCATCCTCACCACTACTCCAAAGTGAAATGTACTCCTCATACAAATCCCACTGCACTATGAAAGCCCTGGTTGGCATAGCTCCACATGGTGCAGTGACATTCATCTCTGATCTGTATGGTGGTTCGATTAGTGATAAGGAGCTATTCAAGCAATCAGGCATCGCTGAGAAGTTGACCGAAGACATGGCAGTGATGGTTGATAAGGGCTTTCTAATCAGTGACTGCTGTAAGTGCAAAGTGTACTGTCCACCTTTCCTGTCTAAGCAGAAGCAGATGCCAGCATACCAGGTTAAGGAGACACAGGCCATAGCCAGACTGAGAGTACATGTGGAGCGAGTCATTAGGAggataaaacagaacaaactttTTGATGGCATCATCACTTTATCACATGTCTACAACATCAACCAGCTGTTTGCAGTGGCATGTATGCTTTCAAATTACCAGAATACAGCTTTAGTTAAAAAATGGGTTAAGTGA